Proteins from a single region of Syntrophales bacterium:
- the xth gene encoding exodeoxyribonuclease III, whose amino-acid sequence MKSFRVATFNVNSIRARLHIVLPWLEKHRPRFLCLQETKVADEAFPSEEFGKAGYHVIFRGAKRYNGVAIACLDKPVSVSFGFDDDGPPDEDRIIQATYDDGVTVLNLYVPQGRDREHPQFDYKLVWFERLVRYLERCASPEEPLVLCGDLNVARDGIDVHDPKRLLGHVDFTPEVWDRFDRLLAWGLDDIFRKHNRGVEKQFTYFDYRVPGALDRQLGWRVDHILATPPLAARSQGSCIDLEPRRMEKPSDHTILVAKFSK is encoded by the coding sequence ATGAAGTCCTTTCGCGTCGCAACGTTTAACGTCAACTCGATTCGAGCCCGTCTTCACATCGTTCTTCCCTGGCTTGAGAAGCATCGACCCCGCTTTTTGTGTCTGCAGGAAACGAAAGTTGCCGACGAAGCCTTTCCTTCCGAAGAATTCGGCAAAGCAGGATATCATGTTATTTTCAGGGGTGCTAAACGCTATAACGGCGTGGCCATCGCCTGTCTCGACAAACCGGTTTCAGTTTCCTTTGGTTTCGATGACGACGGTCCCCCTGACGAAGATCGTATCATTCAGGCAACCTATGATGACGGCGTCACGGTTCTGAATCTTTATGTCCCCCAGGGGAGGGACCGGGAACATCCCCAGTTCGATTACAAGCTTGTGTGGTTTGAACGCCTGGTGCGATATCTTGAACGCTGCGCTTCGCCGGAAGAACCGCTTGTTCTATGCGGTGATCTCAATGTCGCCCGGGACGGAATCGACGTCCATGACCCGAAACGTCTCCTGGGGCATGTCGATTTTACACCGGAAGTCTGGGACCGGTTTGACCGTCTGCTTGCCTGGGGGCTGGATGACATATTCAGGAAGCACAATCGGGGTGTCGAAAAACAATTCACGTATTTTGATTACCGGGTTCCGGGCGCGCTGGATCGTCAACTGGGCTGGCGGGTCGACCACATTCTCGCCACCCCGCCTCTCGCGGCCCGATCGCAGGGAAGTTGTATAGACCTTGAGCCGAGAAGGATGGAAAAACCGTCGGACCACACGATTCTCGTGGCGAAATTCTCGAAATAG
- a CDS encoding RluA family pseudouridine synthase, translating to MGTFRLTKTIESDGGRHLGDVLSSLSGLSREQVDDALLKGALWFQRRGRKAFRLRDPGFELQRGDSLEFRYDEALLGLVPPRARCVADEQRYSVWYKPPGLLTQGTRFGDHCTLLRQAELHFRPPRPALPVHRLDREAAGLVLIAHDKGAAAALSGLLRKNAVRREYRAILRGNIGQEGTCGTIDRPLDGKPAVTEFRVIACDEKRQTSEVAILLRTGRRHQIRRHFDMLGFPVMGDPRYGRGNKNREGLQLEASSLQFQCPFTGHRKDYVAWPRKKPLDPSNATAL from the coding sequence ATGGGCACATTCAGACTTACAAAAACCATAGAATCGGATGGCGGTCGGCACCTGGGCGACGTTTTGTCGTCCCTGTCGGGGCTGTCCCGGGAACAGGTCGACGACGCCCTGCTCAAGGGCGCCCTGTGGTTTCAAAGACGGGGCCGGAAAGCATTCCGGCTGCGTGACCCGGGGTTCGAACTTCAGCGGGGAGACAGCCTGGAATTCCGGTATGATGAAGCCCTTCTCGGGCTCGTTCCCCCGCGGGCCCGGTGCGTGGCTGACGAACAACGGTACAGTGTCTGGTACAAACCCCCGGGTCTCCTGACCCAGGGAACCCGGTTCGGTGACCATTGTACCCTTCTGCGTCAGGCTGAACTCCATTTCCGTCCGCCCCGTCCCGCTCTTCCCGTCCATCGGCTTGACCGGGAGGCCGCTGGTCTCGTTCTCATCGCTCACGACAAAGGAGCCGCGGCCGCCCTGTCGGGCCTCCTCCGAAAAAATGCCGTCCGCAGGGAGTACCGGGCTATTCTTCGGGGAAACATCGGTCAGGAAGGAACCTGTGGAACCATAGACAGGCCCCTGGACGGCAAGCCCGCCGTGACGGAATTTCGAGTCATTGCCTGTGACGAAAAACGGCAGACTTCAGAAGTGGCGATCCTTCTCCGAACCGGTCGCCGCCACCAGATCCGCCGGCATTTTGACATGCTCGGCTTTCCTGTCATGGGAGACCCCCGGTACGGGCGGGGAAACAAAAACCGTGAGGGTCTCCAACTGGAGGCTTCTTCTTTGCAGTTCCAATGTCCCTTCACGGGCCATAGGAAGGACTATGTTGCGTGGCCTCGAAAAAAACCGCTTGATCCGTCAAACGCGACGGCTTTGTAA
- a CDS encoding trp operon repressor — MSEKELVEIVAGITDVGEMERFLHEILTDKERHVLALRWKLLKDLHAGRTQRSIAADYRISLCKITRGSKILKEQESIIRRILDERGSKTPPPSGRDGDGGGYQSS, encoded by the coding sequence ATGTCGGAGAAAGAACTTGTAGAAATAGTCGCCGGTATTACTGACGTGGGCGAAATGGAGCGCTTTCTTCATGAAATATTGACTGATAAAGAACGCCATGTGCTGGCCCTGCGATGGAAACTTCTCAAGGACCTCCATGCCGGCAGGACACAACGGAGCATAGCGGCGGACTATCGGATCAGTCTGTGCAAAATAACCAGAGGATCCAAAATTCTCAAAGAACAGGAATCGATCATCCGCCGGATTCTCGATGAGCGCGGTTCGAAAACACCCCCCCCGAGCGGACGGGACGGAGATGGAGGAGGGTATCAATCTTCCTGA